From the genome of Acinetobacter sp. TR3:
AAACTACATCGACAGACACCGTGACAGAACCAACACTTATTTCTTTTGCCAAACTTCCTGTAGCAACCTATGCGGCAGGACCTGATTCTGGTAAAGCAGTGAGTGGTGCGAATGGCATCTATCCACCTTTTAAAGGACAACCTGTGCAAGGCTTCTCTGCCGCTTTAAAAAATGATGATGGCAGCTATATGGCGATGGCGGATAATGGTTTTGGTACACAAGATAACTCGGCTGATTTCTTACTTCGGATTTATAAATTAAAACCTGACTTTAAAACCAAAGCGAAAGGTACAGGACAGGTCACTGTACAAAGCTTTATTCAGTTACGCGATCCAAATAAGTTAATTCCTTTTGAGATTATCAATGGTAATACCTCGGAACGTTTATTGACGGGAGCGGATTTTGATCCTGAATCGATGCAACGCGCGGCAGATGGAACGTATTGGATTGGGGATGAGTTTGGTCCGTATCTGTTACATTTCTCAGCAGAGGGAATATTGTTAGATGCACCTATTCCGCTCCCAAATCCATTGAATTCAACACAAGAATTGCGTTCACCACAAAACCAGTTCAATAAAGCCAAGATCAATTATGTTGAACCTTTAGTCCAACGAAGTGGTGGTTTTGAAGGTATGGCGATTTCACCTGATGGTAAATATTTATATCCATTGCTTGAAAAACCCTTGGTGAATGATTCGACGGGGAAATTGTTGATTTCTCAGTTCGATCTCCAGAAAAAAGCCTATACGGGACTGTACTATTGGTTTGTGCTTGATAGTAAAGCGACCAATATTGGAGATTTTCAACTTTTTAATGACAAAGAAGGCATCATCATTGAACGTGATGCAAGTCAAAATAATTTAGGCGGTTATAAGAAGTTGATTCGTGTGAAATTTAACGAACCGAAACAAGCGGTTGCACGTGAAGATCTCGTCGATTTAATCAAAATATCTAATCCTAATGCTCTTTTTGGTACAGTACGAGAAGGAGATATTGGTACAGGTTCTGTATTTGCTTTCCCATTTGAAACCATTGAAGATGTGATTATTGAAAATGGTACAACGTTGACTGTATTGAATGACAATAACTTCCCTGGATCATCAGGACGTAATTCGAAGCAAGCTGATGATAATGAAATCATTCAGATTCGTTTGCCGAAAGCGTTATTTTAAGTTGACGGTAAAAATAGCCGAAATGATCATTCCGCATTTTGGCTGAAAGCGTATACTGATCAGGCATAAGGAGTCCGAATGTCTGAGTCAGTGCTACGCCCAACCCATATTGAATATGGTTCGAAATCGTTTACTGCGATTTTATGGTCTTTGTTCTTTGCTGGTTTTGCATCCTTTTCATCGTTGTATTGTGTACAACCGATGATGCCAATTTTTGCAAAATTCTTTCAGGTCACGCCGACGCATAGTAGTTTTCCATTATCTTTTTCAACCGTTGCTTTGGCGATAGGACTGCTGTTTACAGGCTTTATTTCTGATCGCTTTGGGCGTAAATCAATTATGGTTTGTGCCTTATTCCTCGTTTCGATTTTATTGTTAATCAGTGCCTCATTTCCAGTTTGGGAAATTTTTCTTAGCACCCGTATTTTTATTGGTTTAGCCGTGAGTGGTGTGGCTGCTGTTGCAATGACTTATATCGGCGAAGAAATTGCGCAGAAAGATATCGGTTTTGCGATGGGATTGTATATCTCTGGCACAGCGATTGGCGGCATGGGTGGACGTTTAATTGCAGGGGTATTGGTTGACTTTATTTCTTGGCAATCTGCAACCTATATCATTGGTTTTCTAAATTTTATTATTGCCTGTTTATTTTATTTATTGTTGCCCAAATCAGAGCATTTCAAACCATATCCGTTCCGATTTTCCCGTTTTAAAGCAGCGTTTGAGCAAAATTTAAAAGACTCGAAACTACGAATTTTATTTGCCCAAGGCTTTATTTTAATGGGCTGTCTAGTCACAGTTTTTAACTATATTAGTTATCACTTATTAGAAGCGCCATTTCATTTATCACAAACTTGGATTGGTTTGATTTCGATTGCTTATCTTGCTGGAATTTATAGTTCACCGAAAGCTGCGCAATGGGGGTATCAACATGGTCGAGCAAAAGTGCTGCCTTTTTTATTATTTAGCATGATGGTTGGCCTGTTCATTACGCTTATTCCTTCGCTTTGGGCAATTTTACTGGGATTGACGATTTTCACTTTTTCATTTTTTGCGGCACATTCAACTGCAAGTAGTTGGGTCTCAGTGCAAGCTGTGCAATATCGGGCAGTTGCTTCTTCGCTGTATTTATTTTGCTATTACATCGGCTCAAGTTTGCTTGGGAGTAGTGGTGGTTTGGTCTGGGAGCATTTTGGATGGATTGGAATTAATTTGAGTGTCGGAGTGGTCTTAGTGATTGGTTTTGCGCTCGCGATACACTTAATGAAAAAACGAAACTAAAACGACAAATAAAGTCGCATAAACTTGATAAAAGTCCTGAAAATTTAGTAATTTAAATAAGCACCTATTTGGGTGTAGAGATAATATTAAAATTGGGGGAGATAAGATGGAATTACATAGTCGAGTTTATTATAAACATCCTGACTCAACAATCATGGGACAATTAGAGGTCCTATTTACGACACATCATGGAGATGAAGAAAAGTTCATTCAGACAGCTTTACTCATTAATCCGCAAGCGGATGAGATTACTCAAGAGCTAGTTGATTTGATTGATTCGATTGAACATGATCTTGCGCCAGAAACATTACACTATATTGATGGGTTTGCTGTACTCGATTTTACCCATGGCTCAAATGGTGATGAAAACATTGAAAATATTTTATTATTTTTAAAAGGATTATTACCTGATATTCATGCTCAAGCTTGGGGCTGTGGTGATGATGATCCATGGGAGTTTTGGTTCAAATT
Proteins encoded in this window:
- a CDS encoding esterase-like activity of phytase family protein; the encoded protein is MNKTILVMLFCCTALGLTACNDDNQEQTTSTDTVTEPTLISFAKLPVATYAAGPDSGKAVSGANGIYPPFKGQPVQGFSAALKNDDGSYMAMADNGFGTQDNSADFLLRIYKLKPDFKTKAKGTGQVTVQSFIQLRDPNKLIPFEIINGNTSERLLTGADFDPESMQRAADGTYWIGDEFGPYLLHFSAEGILLDAPIPLPNPLNSTQELRSPQNQFNKAKINYVEPLVQRSGGFEGMAISPDGKYLYPLLEKPLVNDSTGKLLISQFDLQKKAYTGLYYWFVLDSKATNIGDFQLFNDKEGIIIERDASQNNLGGYKKLIRVKFNEPKQAVAREDLVDLIKISNPNALFGTVREGDIGTGSVFAFPFETIEDVIIENGTTLTVLNDNNFPGSSGRNSKQADDNEIIQIRLPKALF
- a CDS encoding MFS transporter yields the protein MSESVLRPTHIEYGSKSFTAILWSLFFAGFASFSSLYCVQPMMPIFAKFFQVTPTHSSFPLSFSTVALAIGLLFTGFISDRFGRKSIMVCALFLVSILLLISASFPVWEIFLSTRIFIGLAVSGVAAVAMTYIGEEIAQKDIGFAMGLYISGTAIGGMGGRLIAGVLVDFISWQSATYIIGFLNFIIACLFYLLLPKSEHFKPYPFRFSRFKAAFEQNLKDSKLRILFAQGFILMGCLVTVFNYISYHLLEAPFHLSQTWIGLISIAYLAGIYSSPKAAQWGYQHGRAKVLPFLLFSMMVGLFITLIPSLWAILLGLTIFTFSFFAAHSTASSWVSVQAVQYRAVASSLYLFCYYIGSSLLGSSGGLVWEHFGWIGINLSVGVVLVIGFALAIHLMKKRN